The Geminocystis sp. M7585_C2015_104 genome contains the following window.
CCTGTAGAAGGGGGATAACCAGTCGGCATCTGTTGACTTTTCCCTCTTGCCAACCATTAGTAGATGGAAAAATGGTAACTCACCAGATTTCTACACCTCTGGTGGGTATATACCAATGAAAATCATCCCTCTACCACTAATGGGGAAAACTCAGTCTGGGTAACTACAAGAATCATCCCTCCTGGAAAAAGTAGTCAACTGGTGTTAGCAAAAAGTTATGATGAGAAGAGGGGTTAGTGGCATATCAATGAGAATCATCTCCCCACCACATCCTGAATTCGAGGGAATAAATAGACTCCAACCCCCGACTGCATAGCAATGGAAATAGTCATTCCGGGTTTAGCCTTTGAAAAACTCTGTTAGTATTCCTGTCACAGGCGTCAAACCAATTTAAATTTTAATCACCATCCCAACTTTTGAAAAAAGTCAATCAGTCTGCGGGAGTAAAAAAGGTAACTAGTCTTTTTGTCAACAACAATCATCCCCCTTTCCTGGAAAAAAGAGAATAACTAGTATGCCACCCGCTGACAACCTCCACCAGTGGGGTTACCCGGATTGAGGGATTGTTAAAATTATAAAATGATAATCATTATTATTTAATCTCCAGGGATGGGAGAGTGGCTGGTATATATGGATAAAACTTATTCTGATTATCAGAAAGGGGGGGGTGACTGATGTGGGTAAAAAAAATTGATATTCATAAGACGAGTAATCGCCTGTCAATGAAAAGGCAAAGGCAAGGTTGACAGTAAGAAGGCTAGAGGCAAGTTAAATAATCATTGTCATATTCGGAAGAGACACCAGTTAGAGGGAGATTAATATCCCACTCACCCCCAACCTATGGGGTGACATAAATGACAATTAGACTATCCGCTAGTTTTTGCCTTTGTCTGTATGAGGGGGATGACTAGGAGGCATACCAATAGCAATTCCTCGGAAGCAGTGACTGTAGACGAATGATAATCATTTTTTTACCATTGGGCAGAAAGAGAAGTTAATGAATATGGGATAATGTAGGGGAAAGGATGATAATCATCATCCTGTAGTCGACTACACCCACCACTCAGTTTGTCTGTAGGCAACTGGTAGCCTACTGTGACACCTCCTAGGAGTTTAACTTACTGCAGAAAAATACAGTGAGTGAGTCAACAGGAGGAAAGATGCTATCCTCAAGAAGGGAGGATATGAATGGAAACAAATGATAATCATCCTCCCACGGTTGGGGGTAGATAATCTTCATGGGGAAAAAGTAGCCAGGAAAGCCTATAAGTAGAAAGTCACCTACTCCATGAAACACTATCAGTCATTACCCCAAAAGTAAGGCTTGAATAAAAAACCCCCTGCCAATTATTCGTCTACCACCCGGCTGACAAATAGCTAGTGTTTATGGGAGTAATAATCCCTTGTCTATGGGGGTATCCGGAAACTGATGGTATGCTGTAAGGGGAAATAGCTAGTAGGCAAAGTAGGCAAGCTTTTGTATTTGGAGTCTGCCTACCAATAATACCCCCATTACTACTAGTCACATCTTGTTATTAGAGAGGGTAACTACTTTTTTCCTGTCTCTGCCTATGCCTAGCAATGACAATCCCCCCAAACTAACCAGTCTACCTACTAATGCCCCTAAAAATAGTTCCCCTCGTATTCCATTATCTTTTCCGGAAAAATAGCCAGTCTATCCAATAACAAAACCCCTGGGAAAGGCTTAGTCATACACCAATGACAATCATTATTCCCCATTTTCAACAGGCTATTGCGAAGGGGTGAAAAAATACCAAGTGGGGTTGAGTGGGGAAAAGAAAGCGGATTGGAGGCAAGGGGAGAAAAAAGGCGACTGAAAAAAGTGGCCAACTATAGACATCTTGATTCTGCCATCAGTTAGGAGAAAATAGCCGGCAGGAAAAAGGTTATCAGGAAAAGGAAAAGTAGCTTTCCTGGGTAGAAAACTATTACATTATACTCCTGTAATGAGGGAAAGGTAGGCAGTCCCATCCCAACCCTCTGTTTAGGCAATTATAATGGGGTATCATGGGGGAGTACTGAATGTAAAGTAATGATAATCACTCTCCTGGGGTTTGTGGGGGTTTATGATTATAAAATGCACCTGTGGTGGGGGTGGGAAATTAAAAAGACTTGCTGTCATAAATTGGCGTGTGGGAGAAAAGATATCTAAATTTATAGTAATTATAATCATTATCTTGAATTTAACTAAACAACCACCATCTCAGTCTGTCTACTAGTTATCAACCAACTCTCAGTTAGTAGTCAACTGTAATATGCCTCAGGAATTTAATCAACTGCATATCAATAATAACCATTCCCGTATTCGGGGCGATGGGGGGGAAAATACCATGAGACTTATAAGAAGTTGGGGGTTATTGTAAAGTCAAACGCACATTTGTCTCCAGTTGAGGGAAAGCAAGACTTACCGGCAGTGAAGGTAGACTAGTAATGACAATTCTTCCACAGTTGGACCAAAAGAGAAGGGGGTAAAAGATTTGCTATCATCATTGGGGAAGTGCAAACGGGAGGGAAGAATAAGTGAGTAGTAACCGGGAGTTGAAAAAGAAACTGTTAGAAAAGATTGAGGGTTTAGCAAAAAGAAGGGGTTTAAATCCGAAATGCCCTTTAACTGATACACCTCTTAGCCAAGAGGAAAAAGAGGAAATAGAGGCGATAACTGAGTATTTGGAGTCACTTAACCCCTTTCCCAAGCCTCTGGTATATGGGGTGAGTTTATTGGATGGGGTGTGGCAACTACACTATTCTACCGCAAGGGAAATTCGCCGCCTCAACCAATTGCCCTTCGGCCTACAATTATGTCGTGTTTATCAGACTATTAACACCAAAGAAAAGACATTTTTTAATATAGCTTTTGTTGAACATAAGTCGGGAATAATTAGGGGATATGTGAAGGTGACCGCCTCCTTTTACCCCAGGTGTGAAGAGGGAAACCTTCTACCTGACAATGTGATTAACGTCAACTTTGAAAAACGCAGCTTTGCTATACAAAATATGGCGGGGATAAAGACGCCTTTTTTTGAGCCAATTAGAATTGTCGAGGCAAGAAATCCTCAGGAGAGAATCCCTAGTCTGAAGATTACATACATAGACGAAGATATGCGCATAGGGAGGGGAGGGGATGGCAGTTTATTTATATTATCTAGGCGTAAAGAAATTCCAGAATTGTCGTAGTAAAAACAGAATCACCTGGAGGAAATTTTATCGAGGTAAGCTGGGAGGGTTACAATGAAATTTGTTCCCTGGTTTTCTCTACTCTCAACCCGAATTTTGCCATGATGAGTTTCTACTATTGCTTTAGCAATTGCTAGGCCTAACCCTGTGCTATAATGGCTCGAGTCAGGATGAAACCGGGCTTTTTCACCCCGGGAAAAACGCTCAAACAGGTGAGGTATTAAACTGGTGGGTATTCCAACGCCGTCATCTTTAACCTCAACTTGATAAAAGAGTTTTCCCTGTCTTTTGTGACAGCTAAGAATGACTTTTACTGTGAGTTTATCCTTCTGTTTTTCTAATCCTCTCCCATGAATAATACTGTTGGAGACCAGATTGGTAAAAAGACGATATAACTGACCCCATTCTCCCAAAATGGTAAAAGTTTCTCCGGAGTAGTCAGTACATAGGGGCATCTCTTGGATTATAAGGTCAATTTCTGTCTGGTTTTGTTTAGCAATAATTTTTTGATCCTCTACGACTTCTAATAACAATGAATCAAGGGGAATAGTCGAAAAATCAGAGTTGGAAATACCACTATCATGGCGGGCCAAAAATAGCAAGTCGTTAACCAAATTGTTAATCCTATCAATCAGCCTATCTACAGTCTTAAGGGATTGAATTTGAATGTTCAAATCAGGAGAAGGGGAGGATAATAAACTTTGAATGTTAGCCTTAATAGTGGCAAGGGGATTGCGTAACTCGTGGGAAACATCTGCAGTAAATTGTTTCAAACGCTGATAAGAATCTTTTACGGGTTGAATGGCAATGCCAGATAACCACCAACCAGTAGAGGCAACAGCAACAACTAAAAGAATAATCCCAACAGTCAAATCGAAGATAAGTTGACGAATGGGTTTAATGATGTCAAAAAGGGGATGGCTAACTCTTAAGTAACCCAGGGTATGCCCGTTTCTTTCAACCTCCTTGGTAATCTGACGGAGAAGATAATCGGAAGAGATACGAATGGTTTTACCGCCGGGATGAGAAGAAAGGGGAATGGCTAGGGGTTTATCCGAAGTTTGCCATAACAGTTGACCATCAGCACTAAACCATTCTAGGTCAATATGGTCTTCTTCAATCTGATTGGTGGCTAGGGGGTGTTGATGGAAACTCTTTTGTAAATTAACTTCATATTTGTCTTCCCCTTGGAGTGGACGAGTAATAATTAAAGAAGGTTCCACTACCTCAATAACATGTTTTAAGGTGTCGTCAATGCGAGCCAGGAGTGTGTTATAAAAGTAAACATAAATAGATAGGGCAAAGATAACCAATAAAAAGGCGGTGACAGCAGTATACCACAGGGCCAAACGAATACGGGTAGTCTGAAACACGGCTACTAAAGGTAAAAGGTGGTACAAGTAAAAATTATGGGGGATGAAGAAAGATGACGACAGCGGCACAAGAAGACAAAACATACAAGAGATATGCTAAAGTCTCCATCATAGGGGCGGGGAATGTGGGAAAAACCCTTGCCCAAAGGGTAATTGAAAAGGATTTAGCAGATGTCTGTCTATTAGACATCGTAGAAGGGTTGCCACAGGGGATTGCCTTAGACTTGATGGAGGCACGCCCTTTGGAATACCATAGTCGTTCAATTGTAGGAACTAATGACTATAAAGACACGGCGGAATCAGATATAGTGGTAATCACGGCTGGGGTTGCAAGGAAGCCGGGAATGAGTAGGGAGGATTTGTTAAAGACAAATGCCCAAATAGTCACTACCGCCGCCACAAAAGCGAGAGAATACTCCCCCAATGCCGTATTCTTGGTAGTCACCAACCCCCTGGATGTAATGACATATCTGGTGTGGAAGACAACACAGCTACCCCCTCAAAGGGTGGTAGGAATGGCGGGAGTATTGGATTCCGCACGTCTACAAACATTTATTGCCATGGAGTTAGGGGTGGCAGTAAGTGATGTCCATGCTCTAGTATTGGGAGGACATGGGGATTTAATGTTACCCATACCTAGATATTGTACAGTGGGGGGGGTGCCAATTACAGAATTAATGGCAAAAGAAACTATAGACGCCCTGATTCAACGCACAAGAGACGGGGGTGCGGAGATTGTAAGACTGTTGAAAACGGGTAGTGCTTATTATGCCCCTGCTTCTAGCGCTTGTTATATGATAAAATCCATCCTACTAAACGAATCCAGAATCTTACCGGCTGCCGTATATCTAGATGGGCAATACGACTTGAAAGACATATATATAGGTGTGCCCTGTAGGCTAGGCTGCAGCGGGGTAGAAACCATCATTGAAATTGCCCTAACCCAGGAGGAAAAAGAGGCCTTACATGCCTCTGCCAGGGCAGTGCGTGCTAACATAGACATGGCCCTGGAATACCTTGCCAAGAATGGTTGCCGCTAGTATTCCCCTAAATCTACAATAGTCAAACCAGCTTGGATAACCCCCAAAAAAGGATATAATCGAAGGGGCAGTCTATCCATAGGTTATGAATGGGAGACTTGGAGAGAGAAATATACCGCCCCACGTGGGATGAGTATTTCATGTTACTAGCTAAATTAGCATCCACCCGCTCCACCTGTCTAGCCTTTCCCGTGGGTGCGGTTATCGTAAAAGATCGTCAAGTACTGGCAACGGGTTACAACGGCGCCCCTCCAGGCTCGGTACACTGTACTACACAAGGCTATTGTTACGAGGGATTAAGTAGTTGTATTAACAGTAGTAGTCTACCATCTCGCTCAGTTCATGCAGAGGCCAACGCCATAGCACAAGCTGCAAGACACGGCATTTCGACTCAAGGGGCAAGTATATACGTTACCCTTGAGCCCTGTATTGCATGTCTAAAGTTGATAATATCGGCGGGCATAAAGGAGGTTTATTATGAGACAGACTTCAATGCCGGGGAGAAGCTGATTGTGAGAGACGCTTTTATTGCCGATGGCCTAATTACCCTCAAAAAGATAAAAGTAAGAGAGGAGGTAGCGAGGAATGCCTGTCGCTTTCTCCTCAACCCGGTTTCCCTTCCCAATTTTTGCTAGTGAGCACCCCGCCCCATGCTAACACTCATGATAGCACATTTGCTAAAAAGAGTCAAAGAAGACCACCTCGGACATGTCCAATGGACCTGACCTTTCCCTTGCCGGTTCTAGGGCTTTACCTACAGCTATCATCAAACATATTACATGGTCTTCAGGCAAGCGTATGAGCTCGGCTACTTTATCGGGCTCAAAGCCAATCATGGGGCAGGTGTCGTACCCCATGGCTTTAGCGGCCAGCATGATAGTCTGGGCAGCAATTCCCGCCGATCTCATGGCCTCGTCCCTTTGCAATTGTTCATTATTCTGGTAGAATGAGGTTATCATGGGGACGATCTGTCTTTGCACTGCCTCCGGGGCGTTACGCCAATATCTTTCCGGTTGTTTGGCCCAGGCTTTCAAATCGCCACATACTAGAATAACGATAGAGGCGTCTGTCACCTGTGCCTGATTATAGGACACTTTTCTTAACTTTTCCTTAACTTCTGGCGTCTTTACCACTACAAATCGCCAATTTTGCATGTTAAAGGAAGTGGGGGAAAGAAGGGCATATTCCATTAGGGTTTTAATTTCCTCATCTGTCATCTGGTGGTGGGGATTGAATTTTTTTATTGATCGTCTTTCCCTAATTGCTACCAGTGTGTCCATTTGTTAAGAATTAATAATGATTGTTTCAGTTTTTTAATTTTAGCCCCTCTCGTAGGAAAAAGAGGGGTTAGCTACAATTGATTAAACCCGGAGGGGATTTGGTTATGCGACTGACGTGGTTGGATAGTAATTCCTGGCTGATAGAAATCTCCCAGATAAGGATTTTACTGGATCCCTGGTTAGTGGGGGCACTAGTATTTGGCAATTTACCCTGGTTATTCGAGGGGAGGAAGAGAAGCAGTCATTCTCTGCCAGAAAACATTGATCTGATTTTATTATCTCAGGGATTGGAAGACCATGCCCACCCCCCCACCCTAAGGGTTTTAGATCATAATGTACCAGTAGTGGCTTCTATAAGTGCGGCAAAAGTTTGTGAGGGTTTAGGCTATACACACATAACA
Protein-coding sequences here:
- a CDS encoding fimbrial protein — translated: MSSNRELKKKLLEKIEGLAKRRGLNPKCPLTDTPLSQEEKEEIEAITEYLESLNPFPKPLVYGVSLLDGVWQLHYSTAREIRRLNQLPFGLQLCRVYQTINTKEKTFFNIAFVEHKSGIIRGYVKVTASFYPRCEEGNLLPDNVINVNFEKRSFAIQNMAGIKTPFFEPIRIVEARNPQERIPSLKITYIDEDMRIGRGGDGSLFILSRRKEIPELS
- a CDS encoding HAMP domain-containing histidine kinase gives rise to the protein MFQTTRIRLALWYTAVTAFLLVIFALSIYVYFYNTLLARIDDTLKHVIEVVEPSLIITRPLQGEDKYEVNLQKSFHQHPLATNQIEEDHIDLEWFSADGQLLWQTSDKPLAIPLSSHPGGKTIRISSDYLLRQITKEVERNGHTLGYLRVSHPLFDIIKPIRQLIFDLTVGIILLVVAVASTGWWLSGIAIQPVKDSYQRLKQFTADVSHELRNPLATIKANIQSLLSSPSPDLNIQIQSLKTVDRLIDRINNLVNDLLFLARHDSGISNSDFSTIPLDSLLLEVVEDQKIIAKQNQTEIDLIIQEMPLCTDYSGETFTILGEWGQLYRLFTNLVSNSIIHGRGLEKQKDKLTVKVILSCHKRQGKLFYQVEVKDDGVGIPTSLIPHLFERFSRGEKARFHPDSSHYSTGLGLAIAKAIVETHHGKIRVESRENQGTNFIVTLPAYLDKISSR
- the mdh gene encoding malate dehydrogenase: MTTAAQEDKTYKRYAKVSIIGAGNVGKTLAQRVIEKDLADVCLLDIVEGLPQGIALDLMEARPLEYHSRSIVGTNDYKDTAESDIVVITAGVARKPGMSREDLLKTNAQIVTTAATKAREYSPNAVFLVVTNPLDVMTYLVWKTTQLPPQRVVGMAGVLDSARLQTFIAMELGVAVSDVHALVLGGHGDLMLPIPRYCTVGGVPITELMAKETIDALIQRTRDGGAEIVRLLKTGSAYYAPASSACYMIKSILLNESRILPAAVYLDGQYDLKDIYIGVPCRLGCSGVETIIEIALTQEEKEALHASARAVRANIDMALEYLAKNGCR
- a CDS encoding dCMP deaminase family protein, producing MGDLEREIYRPTWDEYFMLLAKLASTRSTCLAFPVGAVIVKDRQVLATGYNGAPPGSVHCTTQGYCYEGLSSCINSSSLPSRSVHAEANAIAQAARHGISTQGASIYVTLEPCIACLKLIISAGIKEVYYETDFNAGEKLIVRDAFIADGLITLKKIKVREEVARNACRFLLNPVSLPNFC
- a CDS encoding nitroreductase family protein, whose product is MDTLVAIRERRSIKKFNPHHQMTDEEIKTLMEYALLSPTSFNMQNWRFVVVKTPEVKEKLRKVSYNQAQVTDASIVILVCGDLKAWAKQPERYWRNAPEAVQRQIVPMITSFYQNNEQLQRDEAMRSAGIAAQTIMLAAKAMGYDTCPMIGFEPDKVAELIRLPEDHVICLMIAVGKALEPARERSGPLDMSEVVFFDSF